A region from the Lycium barbarum isolate Lr01 chromosome 8, ASM1917538v2, whole genome shotgun sequence genome encodes:
- the LOC132607818 gene encoding uncharacterized protein LOC132607818 has product MGGGNFSQLVTKKVMADFIKNNLICRFGVLESIITDNGANLNSHFMKDICERFKITHKNSTAYRPQMNGAVEATNKNIKKILTKMIDNYKNWHEQLPYSLLGSGDPFTQDHQEAELNDAEWVKNRYEQLAMIDEKRMVEVGTDSCTNKECHDPSTVGSEPDSCKSVNSYSSESSLIKKNTRESLHQTGKNHTWSGKTAGTSSTRLTHSKSQKQTQLGGEVPEGHSREWAIKTNLTMRVTKRMNNKGTADQKDHEKNE; this is encoded by the exons ATGGGTGGAGGTAACTTCTCGCAATTAGTGACCAAGAAAGTCATGGCTGACTTCATCAAGAACAATCTAATATGTCGCTTCGGTGTACTggaatccatcatcacagatAATGGCGCCAATCTGAATAGCCATTTCATGAAGGACATCTGCGAACGATTCAAGATAACCCACAAAAACTCTACCGCCTACcgaccacagatgaatggagctgTAGAGGCCACcaataaaaacatcaagaagatcttGACAAAAATGATCGACAATTACAAgaattggcacgagcagttgccttatTCTTTGTTGGG AAGCGGAGAtcccttcactcaggatcatcAAGAGGCAGAGCTGAATGATGCAGAATGGGTCAAAAATCGGTATGAGCAACTGGCCATGATAGATGAGAAAAGAATGGTGGAAGTAGGCACGGACAGTTGTACAAACAAAGAATGTCACGACCCTTCAACAGTCGGGTCAGAGCCTGACTCTTGCAAATCGGTCAATTCATAttcaagcgagtcttccctcatCAAGAAGAATACAAGGGAAAGTTTGCACCAAACTGGAAAGaaccatacatggtcaggaaa GACAGCAGGCACGTCATCAACAAGGCTTACTCACAGCAAAAGCCAAAAGCAAACTCAGCTAGGCGGCGAAGTGCCAGAAGGTCATAGCAGAGAATGGGCGATAAAGACAAATCTGACCATGAGGGTCACGAAAAGAATGAACAACAAAGGCACAGCTGACCAAAAGGAtcatgaaaagaatgaatga